A single window of Zootoca vivipara chromosome 17, rZooViv1.1, whole genome shotgun sequence DNA harbors:
- the RCE1 gene encoding CAAX prenyl protease 2 isoform X2, with product MSEETAAGPGGSGSGLCWASLFSCLSLACCYVGSLYVWKSHLPRDHPAVIKRRFTSVLIVSSLSPIFIWAWKEVTGIKPDASLLALMGFRLEGIIPATVLPLLLTMVLFLGPLIQLSMDCPWDLVEGLKVAFDPSFWVLCLTDMRWLRNQVIAPFTEELVFRACMLPMLVPCTGLGPAVFTCPLFFGVVFQFSYTAVFGTYTAFIFIRTGHLIGPVLCHSFCNYVGFPAVGAALDHPQRCLVVFFYLLGVILFLLLLHPMTDPAFFGHLPICSLSRLTSHTSSLSSFSLCS from the exons ATGTCGGAGGAGACGGCGGCGGGGCCGGGGGGCTCCGGCTCGGGGCTCTGCTGGGCCTCGCTCTTTTCCTGCCTCAGCCTGGCCTGCTGCTATGTGGGCAGCCTCTACGTGTGGAAGAGCCACTTGCCCAG GGACCACCCAGCTGTCATCAAACGGAGGTTCACCAGCGTCCTCATTGTCTCCAGCCTCTCACCGATCTTCATCTGGGCCTGGAAAGAGGTGACAGGCATTAAG CCAGATGCATCCCTTCTTGCCCTGATGGGCTTCCGGCTTGAGGGCATTATACCAGCAACCGTGCTGCCTTTGCTGTTAACCATG GTTCTATTCCTTGGTCCTCTTATCCAGCTCTCGATGGACTGTCCTTGGGACCTGGTAGAAGGTTTGAAAGTTGCTTTCG ACCCCAGCTTTTGGGTTCTCTGTCTGACTGACATGCGCTGGCTCCGCAACCAGGTCATTGCGCCCTTCACGGAGGAGCTGGTCTTCCGGGCTTGCATGCTGCCCATGCTCGTCCCTTGCACGGGATTGGGGCCTGCTGTCTTCACCTGCCCGCTGTTCTTCGGAGTCG TGTTCCAGTTTTCCTACACAGCTGTTTTCGGAACATATACGGCCTTCATCTTCATCCGGACAG gGCACCTCATTGGGCCTGTGCTCTGCCACTCCTTCTGCAACTATGTCGGGTTCCCTGCTGTCGGCGCAGCCCTGGACCACCCGCAGCGCTGCCTGGTCGTCTTCTTCTACCTGCTGGGAgtgatcctcttcctcctcctcctgcaccccATGACGGACCCCGCTTTCTTTGGCCACCTGCCCATCTGCTCCCTCTCCAGACTGACTTCGCACACCAGCAGCCTCAGCagcttctctctctgctcttga
- the RCE1 gene encoding CAAX prenyl protease 2 isoform X1, translating to MSEETAAGPGGSGSGLCWASLFSCLSLACCYVGSLYVWKSHLPRDHPAVIKRRFTSVLIVSSLSPIFIWAWKEVTGIKPDASLLALMGFRLEGIIPATVLPLLLTMVLFLGPLIQLSMDCPWDLVEGLKVAFDPSFWVLCLTDMRWLRNQVIAPFTEELVFRACMLPMLVPCTGLGPAVFTCPLFFGVAHFHHVIEQLRFRQGSTASIFLSAVFQFSYTAVFGTYTAFIFIRTGHLIGPVLCHSFCNYVGFPAVGAALDHPQRCLVVFFYLLGVILFLLLLHPMTDPAFFGHLPICSLSRLTSHTSSLSSFSLCS from the exons ATGTCGGAGGAGACGGCGGCGGGGCCGGGGGGCTCCGGCTCGGGGCTCTGCTGGGCCTCGCTCTTTTCCTGCCTCAGCCTGGCCTGCTGCTATGTGGGCAGCCTCTACGTGTGGAAGAGCCACTTGCCCAG GGACCACCCAGCTGTCATCAAACGGAGGTTCACCAGCGTCCTCATTGTCTCCAGCCTCTCACCGATCTTCATCTGGGCCTGGAAAGAGGTGACAGGCATTAAG CCAGATGCATCCCTTCTTGCCCTGATGGGCTTCCGGCTTGAGGGCATTATACCAGCAACCGTGCTGCCTTTGCTGTTAACCATG GTTCTATTCCTTGGTCCTCTTATCCAGCTCTCGATGGACTGTCCTTGGGACCTGGTAGAAGGTTTGAAAGTTGCTTTCG ACCCCAGCTTTTGGGTTCTCTGTCTGACTGACATGCGCTGGCTCCGCAACCAGGTCATTGCGCCCTTCACGGAGGAGCTGGTCTTCCGGGCTTGCATGCTGCCCATGCTCGTCCCTTGCACGGGATTGGGGCCTGCTGTCTTCACCTGCCCGCTGTTCTTCGGAGTCG CTCACTTTCACCATGTCATTGAGCAGCTACGGTTTCGCCAAGGAAGCACAGCCAGCATCTTCCTCTCAGCAG TGTTCCAGTTTTCCTACACAGCTGTTTTCGGAACATATACGGCCTTCATCTTCATCCGGACAG gGCACCTCATTGGGCCTGTGCTCTGCCACTCCTTCTGCAACTATGTCGGGTTCCCTGCTGTCGGCGCAGCCCTGGACCACCCGCAGCGCTGCCTGGTCGTCTTCTTCTACCTGCTGGGAgtgatcctcttcctcctcctcctgcaccccATGACGGACCCCGCTTTCTTTGGCCACCTGCCCATCTGCTCCCTCTCCAGACTGACTTCGCACACCAGCAGCCTCAGCagcttctctctctgctcttga
- the RCE1 gene encoding CAAX prenyl protease 2 isoform X3 produces MGFRLEGIIPATVLPLLLTMVLFLGPLIQLSMDCPWDLVEGLKVAFDPSFWVLCLTDMRWLRNQVIAPFTEELVFRACMLPMLVPCTGLGPAVFTCPLFFGVAHFHHVIEQLRFRQGSTASIFLSAVFQFSYTAVFGTYTAFIFIRTGHLIGPVLCHSFCNYVGFPAVGAALDHPQRCLVVFFYLLGVILFLLLLHPMTDPAFFGHLPICSLSRLTSHTSSLSSFSLCS; encoded by the exons ATGGGCTTCCGGCTTGAGGGCATTATACCAGCAACCGTGCTGCCTTTGCTGTTAACCATG GTTCTATTCCTTGGTCCTCTTATCCAGCTCTCGATGGACTGTCCTTGGGACCTGGTAGAAGGTTTGAAAGTTGCTTTCG ACCCCAGCTTTTGGGTTCTCTGTCTGACTGACATGCGCTGGCTCCGCAACCAGGTCATTGCGCCCTTCACGGAGGAGCTGGTCTTCCGGGCTTGCATGCTGCCCATGCTCGTCCCTTGCACGGGATTGGGGCCTGCTGTCTTCACCTGCCCGCTGTTCTTCGGAGTCG CTCACTTTCACCATGTCATTGAGCAGCTACGGTTTCGCCAAGGAAGCACAGCCAGCATCTTCCTCTCAGCAG TGTTCCAGTTTTCCTACACAGCTGTTTTCGGAACATATACGGCCTTCATCTTCATCCGGACAG gGCACCTCATTGGGCCTGTGCTCTGCCACTCCTTCTGCAACTATGTCGGGTTCCCTGCTGTCGGCGCAGCCCTGGACCACCCGCAGCGCTGCCTGGTCGTCTTCTTCTACCTGCTGGGAgtgatcctcttcctcctcctcctgcaccccATGACGGACCCCGCTTTCTTTGGCCACCTGCCCATCTGCTCCCTCTCCAGACTGACTTCGCACACCAGCAGCCTCAGCagcttctctctctgctcttga